A DNA window from Zingiber officinale cultivar Zhangliang chromosome 3A, Zo_v1.1, whole genome shotgun sequence contains the following coding sequences:
- the LOC122052308 gene encoding F-box protein SKIP14-like isoform X2, translated as MFDPADLLPDDPFGMGLDGSMEAAIASFIEANGGDLFEWTLMNSPEFQFYHDGWLEEEHSWVEDAFSWLSVPKIQNEQSSLDIGESSKCNHEETCHGNEGLPHEAFVFVLEHLNFQDLLSVEGVCRSLHAAVRCDFLLWSCLHMDSPLSEKLTDDALLRLAQRFQGNLQCLSLSGCSKITNDGLKRVLNICPMLRKLNVSGCVRLSVDGIISSLKEFQSQGVLGIQNLKLGKLFIVSTEQYSELKSLLCLDQLQLVQPQKSRFYHTYQLPHHCDDDCVLDFESCPLCGKYKLVYDCPSESCQVEVPKRCRACDFCISRCVQCGKCIKDHRYMETFCLEYLCSGCWSLPPLNEIEEEK; from the exons ATGTTTGATCCAGCGGACTTACTGCCTGATGACCCATTTGGGATGGGGCTTGATGGAAGTATGGAAGCTGCAATTGCCAGCTTTATTGAGGCTAATGGTGGTGATTTGTTTGAATGGACTTTGATGAACTCACCTGAATTTCAGTTTTACCATGATGGTTGGTTGGAAGAAGAGCATAGCTGGGTGGAGGATGCCTTCAGTTGGTTATCTGTTCCTAAAATCCAAAATGAACAATCTAGCTTGGATATAGGAGAATCTTCAAAATGCAATCATGAAGAAACCTGTCATGGAAATGAGGGTCTTCCACATGAGGCTTTTGTTTTTGTGCTTGAACATTTGAATTTTCAGGATCTCCTCTCAGTTGAAGGGGTCTGCAGGTCCTTGCATGCAGCTGTTCGGTGTGATTTTCTTTTATGGTCATGTTTACATATGGACTCTCCTTTGAGTGAGAAGTTAACTGATGATGCTTTGCTACGATTGGCTCAGAGATTTCAAGGTAATTTGCAGTGTTTGAGCTTATCTGGTTGTTCAAAGATCACAAATGATGGGCTCAAGCGTGTGTTAAACATTTGCCCAATGTTAAGGAAG CTAAATGTTAGTGGATGCGTCAGGCTAAGTGTTGATGGAATCATAAGCAGCCTGAAGGAGTTCCAATCACAGGGAGTGCTAGGAATACAAAATCTCAAGCTTGGCAAGCTTTTCATTGTATCTACAGAACAATACAGTGAGCTGAAATCATTGCTGTGCTTGGATCAACTTCAACTAGTTCAACCCCAGAAATCAAGGTTCTACCACACTTATCAATTGCCGCATCATTGCGATGATGATTGTGTCCTTGACTTTGAAAGCTGCCCATTATGTGGAAAGTACAAGCTTGTTTATGACTGCCCTTCAGAAAGTTGTCAAGTGGAAGTCCCTAAACGGTGCAGGGCTTGTGATTTTTGCATTTCAAGGTGTGTTCAATGTGGAAAATGCATCAAAGATCACAGATACATGGAGACATTCTGTCTTGAATATCTCTGCTCAGGTTGTTGGAGTTTACCACCATTAAATGAGATAGAAGAAGAAAAGTGA
- the LOC122052308 gene encoding F-box protein SKIP14-like isoform X1 gives MALNFSSCSVFPTPFIHSDDESSCAGFKKSPLNSLPDSEFADAEWMFDPADLLPDDPFGMGLDGSMEAAIASFIEANGGDLFEWTLMNSPEFQFYHDGWLEEEHSWVEDAFSWLSVPKIQNEQSSLDIGESSKCNHEETCHGNEGLPHEAFVFVLEHLNFQDLLSVEGVCRSLHAAVRCDFLLWSCLHMDSPLSEKLTDDALLRLAQRFQGNLQCLSLSGCSKITNDGLKRVLNICPMLRKLNVSGCVRLSVDGIISSLKEFQSQGVLGIQNLKLGKLFIVSTEQYSELKSLLCLDQLQLVQPQKSRFYHTYQLPHHCDDDCVLDFESCPLCGKYKLVYDCPSESCQVEVPKRCRACDFCISRCVQCGKCIKDHRYMETFCLEYLCSGCWSLPPLNEIEEEK, from the exons ATGGCACTAAATTTTTCATCTTGTTCTGTCTTTCCTACTCCATTTATTCATTCCGACGATGAGTCCTCCTGCGCGGGATTCAAGAAGAGCCCCCTTAACTCTCTGCCTGATAGTGAATTTGCTGATGCGGAGTGGATGTTTGATCCAGCGGACTTACTGCCTGATGACCCATTTGGGATGGGGCTTGATGGAAGTATGGAAGCTGCAATTGCCAGCTTTATTGAGGCTAATGGTGGTGATTTGTTTGAATGGACTTTGATGAACTCACCTGAATTTCAGTTTTACCATGATGGTTGGTTGGAAGAAGAGCATAGCTGGGTGGAGGATGCCTTCAGTTGGTTATCTGTTCCTAAAATCCAAAATGAACAATCTAGCTTGGATATAGGAGAATCTTCAAAATGCAATCATGAAGAAACCTGTCATGGAAATGAGGGTCTTCCACATGAGGCTTTTGTTTTTGTGCTTGAACATTTGAATTTTCAGGATCTCCTCTCAGTTGAAGGGGTCTGCAGGTCCTTGCATGCAGCTGTTCGGTGTGATTTTCTTTTATGGTCATGTTTACATATGGACTCTCCTTTGAGTGAGAAGTTAACTGATGATGCTTTGCTACGATTGGCTCAGAGATTTCAAGGTAATTTGCAGTGTTTGAGCTTATCTGGTTGTTCAAAGATCACAAATGATGGGCTCAAGCGTGTGTTAAACATTTGCCCAATGTTAAGGAAG CTAAATGTTAGTGGATGCGTCAGGCTAAGTGTTGATGGAATCATAAGCAGCCTGAAGGAGTTCCAATCACAGGGAGTGCTAGGAATACAAAATCTCAAGCTTGGCAAGCTTTTCATTGTATCTACAGAACAATACAGTGAGCTGAAATCATTGCTGTGCTTGGATCAACTTCAACTAGTTCAACCCCAGAAATCAAGGTTCTACCACACTTATCAATTGCCGCATCATTGCGATGATGATTGTGTCCTTGACTTTGAAAGCTGCCCATTATGTGGAAAGTACAAGCTTGTTTATGACTGCCCTTCAGAAAGTTGTCAAGTGGAAGTCCCTAAACGGTGCAGGGCTTGTGATTTTTGCATTTCAAGGTGTGTTCAATGTGGAAAATGCATCAAAGATCACAGATACATGGAGACATTCTGTCTTGAATATCTCTGCTCAGGTTGTTGGAGTTTACCACCATTAAATGAGATAGAAGAAGAAAAGTGA
- the LOC122052311 gene encoding mitochondrial inner membrane protease ATP23-like, with the protein MAEAAPDTGSGAAAGAPIPDAGTGVETTIRGSGMPFRECVDRINKSLDHPKVRFLREHMLKAGCPVWVQLLMPLNCNSEGLSYAGGYARGKGISVCCNHMTFQDEINQVLIHELIHAYDDCRAKNITWSNCAHHACSEIRANHLSGDCHYKRELLRGYTKLRGHEQECVKRRALKSLQLNPNCSGAAAKDAIEAVWDICYNDTYPFERAP; encoded by the exons ATGGCGGAGGCGGCTCCCGATACAGGGTCCGGAGCGGCCGCCGGCGCGCCCATCCCGGACGCCGGGACGGGCGTCGAGACGACGATACGCGGCAGTGGCATGCCCTTCAGGGAATGCGTCGACCGGATCAACAAAAGCCTCGACC ATCCCAAAGTGAGGTTCTTGAGGGAGCACATGCTGAAGGCCGGTTGCCCCGTCTGGGTGCAGCTCCTCATGCCATTGAATTGCAATAGCGAAGGTTTGTCCTACGCCGGCGGCTACGCTCGTGGCAAAGGG ATAAGTGTTTGTTGCAATCACATGACTTTCCAAGATGAAATAAATCAAGTACTTATTCATGAATTGATCCACGCTTATGATGATTGCCGTGCAAAAAACATCACCTGGTCAAATTGTGCTCATCATGCTTGCTCCGAG ATTCGTGCAAATCATTTGAGTGGTGATTGCCACTACAAACGTGAATTGCTACGTGGATACACTAAACTACGGGGGCACGAACAA GAATGCGTTAAGAGGCGGGCGTTAAAGTCACTTCAACTTAATCCAAATTGCTCAGGAGCAGCTGCTAAGGATGCCATCGAGGCTGTTTGGGATATATGCTACAACGATACATACCCTTTTGAGAGAGCTCCATAG